CTCCGCGGCGGGGGTGCTGCTGGGCGGCTGGCTCTCCGACGACGCGGGCCGCGCGGGAGCGGGCGAGACCCCCTTCGTCTACGGGCACGCGCTCTTCGCCGTCGCCCTCTCCGGCCTCTGCGCGGGGTTCATCGGGGATCAGGTACGCTCGCTCCTCCCCTCCGCGTGGGCCGCGCCTCCCGCGCTTCCCGGGGCCTTCGCGGCCGCCGGACGCGTCCTGGCGTACGCCGGGCTCCTCGTCCCGGCGGCCCTCGTGTGGTGGCTGCGGCCCGTCCAGCGCTTCCTCTCCGGACGGCATCCGGACGCGAAGGCGGCGGCGCGGGCGCGGGCGGAGCGGCTGCCCTACTTCCTCGCCGTCCTGGGCGCGGCCTGGGCCCTGCCGCGCATCGCCGGCGGGATCGTCCTGAGCGCGACCCTCGCGTCGCCGGCGCCGCTCTTCCGCTACGCGCTGCCCGCGGCCGCGGAGGCCTACTATCTGGCCTACCTGTGCCTGCTCTACTTCGAGCCCTATCTCTTCACGCGGGTGACTCCCAGGCTCCACGCGGGAGACGAGCTCTACGCGCGCAAGGACGGGCCCGCGCTGAGCATCCGCCTGCGGCTCTGGCTCATGGTGCTCAACCTGGTCGTGCTCCCCATGCTGCTCATCGCGGCCTCGCTCATCGAGCAGCACAGCTCCCTGGCGGCCGTCTGGCCGCTCCCCCTCGTCGTCCTCATCGTGGCGCTCTGCTGGCTCGTCGGCTACTGCGAGGTCCTCTATCAGAGCATCACCCGGCCGCTCGACGAGCTCGCGCGCAAGATGGAGGCCGTCGCCGGCGGGGACCTCACGGTGCGGACCTCGGTGCTCTCGAGCGACGAGCTCGGGAGGATCAAGTCCCACTTCAACGGCATGGTGGAGGGTCTCGCCGAACGCGAGCGCCTGCGCGACACCTTCGGACGCTACGTCTCCGTGGAGGTCGCCAAGCAGCTCCTGCGCTCCGGACGCATCGAGCTCGGCGGCGAGAGCATCACCGCGACCGTGCTCTTCTCCGACATCCGCGATTTCACGCCGATGAGCGAACGGATGCCCCCCCAGGAGCTCGTCGCCTTCCTGAACCGCTACTTCTCCTACATCACCGAGCCCGTCGCCGCGCACCGCGGGGTCGTCAACAAGTTCATCGGCGACGCCGTCATGGCGATCTTCGCTCCCCAGTTCGGCTCCGCGGAGCACGCGGCCGACGGAGTCCGCGCCGCCCTCGCCATGCGCGAACGCCTCGCGGCGTTCAACGCCGGAGGCTTCGTACCGCATCCCGTCCGCTTCGGGGTCGGGATCCACACCGGGGTCCTCGTGGCCGGGAACATCGGCACGGAGAAGCGCCTCGAATATACGGTCATCGGCGACACGGTCAACATCGCTTCGCGCATCGAGTCGCAGACCAAGACCCTCGGCTGCGACCTGCTCATGAGCGACGCCGTGCATGCGGCGCTGCCCGAGGACCTGCGGGCCGGCCTGCGCGCGGAGCGCTGCGAAGGAGTCCGCGTGAAGGGGAAGGAGAGCGCGCTGGTCCTC
The window above is part of the Elusimicrobiota bacterium genome. Proteins encoded here:
- a CDS encoding adenylate/guanylate cyclase domain-containing protein, producing MQKRPGRTSSWLRAAALTGAAALAALAAAGGIIAGLRLEVVTASLFVGPLLGLLVGSLLGRACGRKGFLLPPLLIVLLLAAGRLEFGVAFGAGAALLLLTLPLFSAAGVLLGGWLSDDAGRAGAGETPFVYGHALFAVALSGLCAGFIGDQVRSLLPSAWAAPPALPGAFAAAGRVLAYAGLLVPAALVWWLRPVQRFLSGRHPDAKAAARARAERLPYFLAVLGAAWALPRIAGGIVLSATLASPAPLFRYALPAAAEAYYLAYLCLLYFEPYLFTRVTPRLHAGDELYARKDGPALSIRLRLWLMVLNLVVLPMLLIAASLIEQHSSLAAVWPLPLVVLIVALCWLVGYCEVLYQSITRPLDELARKMEAVAGGDLTVRTSVLSSDELGRIKSHFNGMVEGLAERERLRDTFGRYVSVEVAKQLLRSGRIELGGESITATVLFSDIRDFTPMSERMPPQELVAFLNRYFSYITEPVAAHRGVVNKFIGDAVMAIFAPQFGSAEHAADGVRAALAMRERLAAFNAGGFVPHPVRFGVGIHTGVLVAGNIGTEKRLEYTVIGDTVNIASRIESQTKTLGCDLLMSDAVHAALPEDLRAGLRAERCEGVRVKGKESALVLYKLL